Proteins from one Rhodothermales bacterium genomic window:
- a CDS encoding M48 family metallopeptidase — MRRLSIPSLFLLLALVSLPLAGCASLGLNDFNLVSLEEEWQMGEQLERDVAQQVRLSNDRTLNRYVDQLGQRIVAQTEFANLPWRFHVVEDDAINAFNVPGGLVYVHTGLIAAADNTAELAGVIAHEIAHGVERHGTERLTSAYGLNAGAAILLGQDPGLAGQIAAQIAGGGAIAKFSRDAEREADQLGVRYMARAGYNPEGMATMFQKLIADRQRSPGSVEQFFSTHPLTEDRIRDVRREARKYPTRGLTTNDGQYASIRARARR, encoded by the coding sequence ATGCGACGCCTTTCTATCCCTTCTCTCTTCCTCCTGCTGGCGCTCGTCAGCCTCCCGCTCGCCGGCTGTGCCTCGCTCGGGCTCAATGACTTCAACCTCGTCTCGCTCGAAGAGGAGTGGCAGATGGGCGAGCAGCTCGAGCGCGACGTGGCGCAGCAGGTCCGCCTCTCGAACGACCGGACGCTGAACCGGTACGTCGACCAACTCGGCCAGCGCATCGTCGCGCAGACGGAGTTCGCGAACCTGCCGTGGCGCTTCCACGTCGTCGAGGACGATGCGATCAACGCGTTCAACGTGCCCGGCGGCCTCGTTTATGTCCACACCGGGCTGATCGCGGCGGCTGACAACACGGCGGAATTGGCCGGCGTGATCGCGCACGAGATCGCGCACGGCGTCGAACGCCACGGTACGGAGCGGCTCACGAGCGCCTACGGACTGAACGCGGGCGCGGCCATCCTGCTCGGTCAGGATCCGGGCTTGGCGGGGCAGATCGCCGCTCAAATCGCGGGCGGCGGCGCGATCGCCAAGTTCTCCCGTGACGCGGAGCGCGAGGCCGACCAACTCGGCGTCCGCTACATGGCCCGCGCCGGCTACAACCCGGAGGGCATGGCGACGATGTTCCAGAAGCTCATCGCCGACCGGCAGCGCAGCCCGGGCTCCGTCGAGCAGTTCTTCTCGACGCACCCGCTCACGGAAGACCGGATCCGGGATGTCCGCCGCGAGGCGCGGAAGTATCCGACCCGCGGCCTCACGACGAACGACGGACAGTACGCCAGTATCCGCGCCCGCGCCCGCCGCTAA